One genomic region from Equus asinus isolate D_3611 breed Donkey chromosome 8, EquAss-T2T_v2, whole genome shotgun sequence encodes:
- the LOC106843504 gene encoding olfactory receptor 10C1-like, producing MNINCSLWQDNSMSVKLFAFAKFSEVTEQCFLLFTLILLMFLTSLTGNALIALAIWTNPVLHTPMYFFLTNLSLLEIGYTCSVIPKMLQNLVSETRGISREGCATQMFFFTLFGISECCLLAAMAYDRYVAICSPLHYATRMSRGVCAQLAMISWVVGCMVGLGQTNYIFSLDFCGPCEIDHFFCDLPPILALACGDTSHNEAAVFVAAILCISSPFLLIVASYGRILAAVLIMPSPQGRQKALSTCSSHLLVVTLFYGSGSVTYLRPKANHSPGIDKLLALFYTVVTSMLNPIIYSLRNKEVKAALQRTLC from the coding sequence ATGAACATCAATTGCTCCTTGTGGCAGGACAATAGCATGTCTGTCAAACTCTTTGCATTTGCCAAATTCTCTGAGGTCACTGAacaatgtttccttttatttacccTCATCCTACTCATGTTCTTAACATCACTGACAGGCAATGCTCTCATAGCCCTTGCCATCTGGACCAACCCAgtcctccacacacccatgtacttcttcctgacCAACTTGTCTCTCTTGGAGATTGGTTACACTTGCTCCGTCATACCCAAAATGCTGCAAAACCTCGTGAGTGAGACCCGAGGAATCTCTCGAGAGGGGTGTGCtacacagatgtttttcttcaCTTTATTTGGTATCAGTGAGTGCTGTCTTTTGGCAGCCATGGcttatgaccgctatgtggccatatGCTCCCCACTGCACTATGCAACACGAATGAGTCGTGGAGTGTGTGCCCagttggcaatgatttcttgggtaGTGGGGTGCATGGTGGGTTTGGGTCAGACCAACTATATTTTCTCCCTGGACTTCTGTGGCCCTTGTGAAATagaccacttcttctgtgacctcCCCCCTATCCTGGCACTCGCCTGTGGGGATACATCCCATAATGAGGCTGCGGTCTTTGTTGCAGCCATCCTTTGCATTTCCAGCCCATTTTTATTGATTGTTGCTTCCTATGGCAGAATTCTGGCAGCCGTGCTGATCATGCCCTCACCTCAAGGCCGCCAGAAAGCCCTTTCCACCTGTTCTTCCCACCTCCTTGTAGTAACACTCTTCTATGGCTCAGGATCTGTCACCTATTTGAGACCCAAAGCTAACCATTCACCAGGAATAGACAAACTCCTAGCCCTCTTTTATACAGTGGTCACGTCCATGCTCAACCCCATCATCTATAGTTTGCGGAACAAAGAAGTCAAGGCAGCTCTCCAGAGAACCCTGTGTTAG